TTGCTCGTGATACAAGTTCTGTGGCTTAAATGAAAACGACCCTATGGTCCACATGACTGTGGACCACCTTTAATTTTAAGTTTCATATGGTATCTGAATAAATAACTTCGCAACTGCTAAGGTGCATACACTTGATTTTGTTGCTTGAAGTCAGCATCATTAGTATTGACTTTTCTAGTCATGATCTGGAGCATGTGATGCTCTGGGCTTTCTCTAACACCTTTTCTTGCAGGTTTCAAGATCAATTGGAGATGTCCATCTAAAGAAACCTGAGTTCTATGGAGGTCCTCTTTTTCAGCAGTTTGGATTGCCTGTTCCATTTAAAAGGCCCGTGATGACAGCTGAACCCTCAATATTGGTTCGACAGTTAAATCCACAGGACCTATTCTTGATATTTGCTTCAGATGGTCTTTGGGAGCAACTGAGTGATGAAACAGTTGTAGATATAGTTTTGAAGAGTCCTCGAGCCGTAAGCCCCCACTTTGTAATCTGTTTGTCTGCGAGTTTCAACTTGTAATTTTGTTTATGCAGACTTCATATTTATGATTTCTATCACTGTCAGCATTTGATCAAACATCATATGATTTAAGCACTGAAACAAAATGACTTGGTTTCTGGTGACAAGGAATGAAACAAGTATGTTCACTTTTGTAGGGGATAGCAAGGCGATTGGTGCAGGCTGCGCTGCGGGAGGCTGCAAGGAAAAGAGAAACGAGATATGACGACTTAAAAAGGATTGATAAAGGAGTGAGACGCCATTTCCACGATGATATTACCGTCATTGTTCTGTACCTAGATCATCCGCTAGGTTCTTCGACTGGTAGATTCAACAATCATAGGGTTGATGACTGCACGAATACCCCTACTGATATCTTCTCATTAGTTGTAGATGAAGGACAATGTTAGCTTCATGCTTCTCTCTGAGCAGAGCAGAGACTACAGGCTGGTGAATACTGAATAGAGATAATAAATTATGGTTACATGATGTACTTGAAATAATAGCCACAGGAGGAGGGTTTGTATATAGATTGCTCGCAAATGGATGAAAATGGATGCCTCACTGATATAGCTGCTTATAAAGTTCTCAGTTTTGCTTTGAAGAGTGCCATTGATGGAATGCAATTGAATTGAAAACTCTGAAACTTAAGATGATGTTTTGCATTACAAGACAAACACTTAAGATGGTGTTTAatctaatcttcattaattttataataaaatgtaataatatttataattttatatatttttaagataaataatatcaaataaaaagataagttaaaagaataataaaataaatgtgcttaggtctttttaatttttatttcgtgAGATtgatatgcatataataatttaataataatcgtTAATTATAACAGAATTTACAAGTGACATATAATAATTAAtcgttataaaaaaattaatttaatattaattattaattataatgaaatttaaattaaacttatTATAATCAATCATTGTAATGAAAttattatacatatatttatgtAATTATATCAATTTTTCCTCTTGAAATGTGCAGAGTGTCCTCTGTCAATGTAGTTTTGGCACCGGCATTTAGTTGGTTGGGTGACGTTGAAAGCAAGAAAATGTTATTCAGGCTGAGACATTTGCTGTCTTCGCTTGTGATTTTAATGGTCGTTAGGTGGGCGTTTATTGTAACTTGGGTTCCTGTGATGTCTGTTCGGGAGTTGCTcatggtttacaattttcttggggggcattaattatattttattcaacTATTTATGAAATTGGGTTTGATGTCCAACAgaattaaatagaaaaaaaaattatacatctAATTCCAACTAATTTGGAATAAgacttaaatatatttaatattattatagaaACTGtatctaaaaattatttttttaaatatattaattagagaatattaaattataatttaaaattttgataatttaattagaTATCTCACAAAATTATAAGTAAGAAAATATGTGGTATGAAATATGTAATTTTGTTATTGTGAACTAcacagaaaagaaaaaaaaaatatatatatatatacttttcatttcaaaatttcagtcaCAATCCCATAATTTTTGAATGGGATAAGCAGAAAATGACTGACATTTTAGAAATTTGATTTATGGCCACCCTTAAGTTGACCTATTGAGCTCCATTGCCCATGCTTCCTGGACGATATGGGTCGCAAAATGTACGTCGGCATCGTAGCTTATCTCGTGTTTTATGACCCAAAGAAAAATCTTCACGTCACGTCACTTTGAACAGAGTTCCTTGCCGTTTATCCACGCAcctaaatcaaaattaaatccaCCAAGTACTTTGTATATGCAAGCAAACTCCAGAGACGCAAGTGAAAATGGGAATAGTTGAAGAAGCACACAACGTCAGGATTTTGGGTTCAGGAGACCAAGTCATAGTTCTGGCTCATGGCTTCGGCACCGATCAATCCGTGTGGAAGTACCTGGTGCCACACCTTGAAGGAGATTATCGTGTTATTTTGTATGATAATATGGGTGCTGGTACCACTAATCCTGAATTTTATGACTTCTCAAGGTATTCAAGTATTGATGGTTTTGTTTATGATTTGCTTGCAATATTGGAGGAATTACAAGTCAAGTCTTGTATCTTTATTGGTCACTCCTTTTCGGGTATGGTTGGTGCCATTGCCTCGCTTTCTCGCCCTGATCTCTTCTCTAAACTCATCATGCTCTCTGCCACTCCAAGGTAATTAAAAATTCTGAGATCTGATTTCTTGCCTTAATTGTCTTAATCACCTCCTGAAAATTTCTTGTTGGCTTTGGGCTAGGCTACTGAATGGTGAGAATTACTATGGAGGGTTCGAGCAAGAAGACGTAGAAGAAATATTTGAAGGTGTGAGGTCGAATTACAAAGCCTGGTGCTCAGGGTTCGCACCGATGGTGGTGGGTGGAGACATGGAGTCGTTAGCTGTGCAAGAATTCACTCGAACTCTATTCAACATGAGACCTGATATAGCCCTGAGTTTAGCCGAGGTTGTATTCCTGACAGACATGAGACATATTCTTCCATCAGTGACAGTCCCTTGCCACATTCTGCAAACCGCCAAGGACATGGCTGTGCCTATGGCGGTATCGGAGTATCTGCATCAACATATCGGAGGCCAATCCATTATTGAGATCATGCCTACCAGTGGTCATTTGCCGCAATTGAGCTCTCCAGATATTGTGATTCCAATGATTCTCAAGCACATTCACTACGTTATCGAGTGATTTTTTTTCTTAATGTTCAATTTTATCCTACTTATTGCAATGTTCAATATaacttatttttaacttttttttttcaaattaatttagatgttttaatttaaatttaatttaataaaaaaaaattacataattgaaattcaaccttttttttttttttttactttcatctATTCCTTGTTTTAAAGGTTAAGGTTGTAATACTAGGTCTTGGCAAAAATAACTCCTTATATTCAGTGACTTCCCCCTAATTAATTAGTTATTCGTGTACCAGCATCGTAATATAGTCCAAAGGGCAAAATAGGATGGAAAGATCTGAAAAACATGTGCCGACAAAGGCATTGAGAATTAACAAAGTTTTGAAACTTTTAAGATAATAGGGTTAGAATATTCGAGGCTGATATTttaacatctacaatttgtttgACGATGTTGAAAGttaatgtttttatttttctttttaacttgcggtcaaatatttaaaaaatgaaaataaaaaaactaaattgAGAGCTCTTTTCTATATTATgttacttcattttttttttttatctcagaaAGCCATCCTTTATCTGATTGTCATTCATCAATTCCCTATGCCCTGTCTAGACAAAGAGAGCTTCCTCCATGGGTTATATTTTCTTGATATAGCCTACAACCAAAAGAGTCGAGCTTGGTGAGTTTGATATACCAAGGTCCAAGCACCGATTCCATTTCAAAAATCGAATCAAAAAAAGCAAGGCAATCTCTATCAAAGATCGGATTTAACAAATGTAACATCCCGTGCGGAAAGGGAAGGTTTTGGCTGGAGCGGTCCTTTAGGAGGAGGGCAAGGCTCGTTGGAGCCCTTGTCTAAATGGGGGGCATGAATGAACTGAATCATACATTAAaatgggggaaactaatcactagatgcGCCTTTTAGTAGTAtagcttggagagttggaagaactctagcgtTAAGGGTGCTCGCTTGAGAaaaatcttaggatgggtgacctcctgggaagttctccattgcatgggacaaaaccgtgagactCAGGATAgggtgggccaaagcggacaattcctctagtggttggagccgatGCATTATAACAAACACTGTTGAAGCAACACCTTAGAGATTAGAACAATTGAGGATCACGCCAGAGATTGTGGCTGAGATCAAGCATTCTAATCAATGTGTATAACCTTGGCTGGGATTCAAGGTAATTACTGTTTGTCCCTACATATAAATAGGTTTCAAAATATTATATAAGGTATGTTCTGAACAAACTAAATAGACTATATACCTTTtttagagaaattattaggtGCATCCAGTATACATACACCTTCTCTCACAATCATATAGGACTCATTTCCTATATAATAGGAAGGAACCACTTTCTGTGAGAGAGGGAGCACTATTTTTTAGTGCTTCTGGTGTATCTAATAATTAGCCCCTTTTTTAATCTTTTGATAAACTCTATTACTGACTTAAGCGTCGAAGTAATTACCAGATAACCATTGAATCTCACCTTTACTCTTGCCTTTAGGTCATCCAAGGTTTAGCCATCATACACCAACTAAGTATCCAAAATTCCATAGTAACACCACCTCTCTTCCTTTAAATAAGGTTTTGTCTATAAACAAGGATTTTGGGTGCAGTTTTTTGGTGGTAGACAATGGTGAACACCCTTTTATATTGATTTGATctattgataatttttaaataattttaaaatatttttcaataaaattaaattgtaatcgataaaaaaataactttttttactAATTGAATGtaatatcaataaaatttaattttataatattaaaattgcgtttaaaattataaaatttagagTTTGAACTCTAgacaaaattaaatgaaaaaaaaaagtctgTTAATGTAAAAGATATTCAAAATTTCCATTAGTCTTACAACCGATAAGGAATGGGCCAATACAAAATGATCCAATAAAAAAGTCCACTAACATTAATTGCTGTCTTTTTTTTCCTTGACCGTCACATCAAACTCTCTGTCCCTTAGTCTATGAGAAATGTTTTCTTAACCAATGGAGGGGTTGGGCATGAATGCTATGTTTGGATAAATTATAGGtggggaaagaaaataaaaggaggaattttttttttaatcttttattttttctcttgTGTTTTTTCTTGTGAAggagtgaaataaaataattaaaattattatcttatcttttcttataaattatttttttatgtgaataaagattttaatttaataaacactatattaaatatataattatgaaaagGAAGCTCATAAAATATTACTCAACTATTTTATCATTAATgtctaaaatattaaaaaaaagggATAATATGTAAATAACTAGAAgacataaatgaaaataaaaataaaaagattattatataattttataagttaaaaaggTAAGTTTACCTCACACTGTTTCTTTTCTCTCCTAATCGGAGAGAACGAGCTCGAGAAAAaatatgacatatttttctttcgGTCCttattttttctctattttttagataaaaaaaaatatcatatcataattattttttttaatttatttttctttctttcctttttttctcCAATCCAGGCGGTAAACGATGGTGACACATTTACGGTATATTTGGAAAGAAGCTTTTGAGAGAGATgtgtttttaaaataataaagggTAGACTATAATGTGGTATAGGAggtttgataaaattataatttagtttttgtatttttaaattaaataatttaatttttaaaatttaataaaaattataatttagtttttttatctaatttttcatttaatttatcattaattatagtCAAAATGATTATAATGCCCttgattttatatattttctaatttaaataatttagcccttataattttgtattataaataaaataatttaaattaataaaatattttgtttataaagtttaaataaagagattattttatttataatacaaaatattaaagactaaattatttcaattaagggcattttcattaatttttttatataatttacaatCAATTAGATGAAAAATTAGATGAAGAAACTAATTGTACGTTTTTTTAAAtttcagaaattaaattatttaattttaaaaatatagtgaCTATATTATAAGTTTTGTCAAACGTTAAAGACTAAATTACTCCAATAATAAATGTATTTgagagtaaatttttttttaaaataatgtttTAGTTTTTAATCATTAAATTGGTGGTTAGAAGGAATTTTGATAACTTACCTTTTATTAACTTGCATATTATACCTTGAAAAACCCTCTCATTCCATCCAAATGTATCGTTaaagttatttatatatatataaaagagtcAATTTCCTATAATTTCCCTTATACATGTAATTCATTCAATAATAATCTTATTGATAATATTTACAAAATCAATTAGACTTGTTCACAATTTAATAGAGATTTCACTGAAAAAtcattaaaatcaataaaaaaagtaTTTATATAATTAACATAAGAATAGAAAGATATTAAAATAGTATAATAATCCAAGATAGTTCTGTGGCTTTGCGTCAAATCTGGGCAATTGTTCTATAGTTAAAGCAGAGCTTTGGGCAATCGATCAAGGTGTCGCGGCCTCCAGGTCCTAGTAGTGGCTGTGCTTTTCTTATTAGGTCCATTCACCAATTGCTTAGAGAGTTTACTCAAGTGCATATTGTTTATATTTTCCGCGAAGTCAGATTGGCTGGTTTCCTTTGTTAGGGACTTTCTTCCAGATACCCCCCTTATTCAAGCTCCTCCTGATGGGATTAATTATTGGCTCCTCCATGATAGGGTCGGAGTGATGCATTTCAGGTAGTTTTTGGTTGTTTGTTTGCTCTTCCCTTCTTACCAAAAAAAtagtataataattttataatttatagtaaCTGCAATTAATGATTTATATCCAacgtttttataattataaacattttgaatttaaattttaataaaattaattaaataaaaaagatagaTAATAAAAGTACGAAGCTTATCATAATATTTGGAAGGGCCggtgaataaaattaaaaaaataatttattaatttatttatattcatCCATGATTAAAACATATTTTATAGTTATAtatacttaaaatatattttgtaaaattatttgCATTCTAAACTATTACATTTGAATAATaacaataaatttataaaattgttAATTTAATCTACTTTATTCATTAATCAACTAAAAAaagtcaattaaatatttttattttaaattaaaaataattgatggataattaactaaattaatatgaaataataaaaaatatttaattgcgaTTTATATTTACTATTTGCATTCataatttctaataaataaattaattattatgtattatataaatatttatattttaaaaatttgtgTGTGGGGGCGCATAGCCGACTTCCCATGAAGCTTTGCCCCTGAAAATAGAGTAATATTATATATACAATAcaactaatttaaataaaaaagtcATACAAATTAGTTAcacaaaaaatttttatttaattataattattatccttttgaaaataaaattttaaaatattacttttttatttaatttatttaaaaacatTTTGTTTAAATTAATGGTATTGTATATAACAGCCGCACAATCCAGACGATGGCATTTATAATCAGTTAAACCATATTTCACAGAATAAGAAATTGGCATTTTCATCTGAAGAAAGAACAATTTGTAACTGAATCTAGCATAATCCTTTTGCATTGCTTGGCTGACATTCCCCTCCATAAACTACAGTTCATTACATTAACAATTTTGCTCAAGAAATGTAGCCCCTCCATTCGAAGTATTCCTCCAGAAGAATAACGTTAGGGACCACTTTGTTTTCTCAAAGCTAAAAATTTCACATAAGACCAAGGCAAGTTTGCCAAGTAAAAATCTGGGGAATCTGAGGAACGAGAATAATCACTCATTGCACCAAAATTAGTCAGCAAAATAACTTATACAACAATCAAAGTGTTCAAGCATTCCACATTAGGAATTCAATCTCtgctgaaagatatgtatgaaagagcaactactattgtgcgcacagtggaggATACATAAGAGATTTTTCTATCTCAGTTGAATTATACCAAGGTTCAGCtctaagcccttacctttttacattaattttagatgaattgacgaagcaTATACAAGAAAGTATcttttggtgcatgatgtttgcggatgatatagttctattagatgagacgcgagaataagtcaatagaaagttagagctttagagaagtactctagagttaaagagctttaagttaagtagaacgaagacagaatacatgcattgcaaattcagtgaaggccaaactggtgatagagaaggtgttaattagtttgaatggagtggtactgcctcaaagtaatcactttaaatatctcggctcaatccttcaagtagatgggggatatgaggaggatgttagtcataggattaaagccggatggttaccgtacagctatacgaccggtcatgttatatgatagtgaatgttgggcactgaaggagagatgagaatgttaaggtggatgagtagctATACTAGACTatataaagtctgtaatgagagtattagagaaaaggtaggagtggtgccaattgaaaataagttgagagaagggagattgaggtggtttggtcatgtgaagcgtagacatacagagactccagttagacaaatagagcacattaagttagaagatagaaagaaaagaaagagtagacctaaactgacttagaggagagtagaACTAAAAACATTACACATTTCCTATGATTTAACCCAAAAccttttagagtggagaaagaaaattcatatagccgacccaaattttttgaataaaggcTCAgctaagttgagttgagttaaatgGTATTGTATATTACCACTCTAAACATAATTATACCTTACAATTAGAcacttaaaagaaaagaaaaaaaaaaatctgcctACAGCAACAGCAACGACGAAGAAGGAATTCTCTAGCAACATGGTACGTGGCCTCTCACCATGCAAGGCAACTTACTGTAACCTCAAGCTGATAAACTGGTATATTACAAATTCAACACACAATATATAtgtgaaatttaaatattggttAGTGCTTTCCCAAAGAGTACAGCCACAACTCCAATGCGTCTACCGCTACTCCACATAGCAACACGTATCTCTACTAGGACACTACAATCCTGCAAATACCAAAGGAAAACCCTCTCGTATGCATGCAAGGCAGGCTGCAGCAATTGGAAGCCGAAGATGTCTCCTCCACAATATcgaaattcaaaatatttttaatttgtatATATTTAGAAGTGAAGAAATTAAGATGAATCTATTCGATCAGATGACAAAGTTGGGGCATATATAATTTTATGGACCTTTCACATTCAAGTCGGGCCATCCAACCCAACTCCAATGTGTTGCTTCCCAAGACGAGAAGGCAAAATTTGTTCTTTCTGTAACTAGGCTAAATTCGTGCTTTCATGGCCCGTCTTTTACACCAAATGCCAATCCTCTTCATGTGATTTCTGAACTGGGTTATGTTTATGCATGCACCTGAAGCTAAATAAATACATGATGGATGCTGCTAAATGAAAGGCGAGTTAAGCAAAAATGGGAATTGTTGAAGAAGCACACAACGTGAAGGTTTTGGGCTCGAGAGAGCAAGTTTTAGTCCTGTCTCATGGCTTTGGCACTGATCAATCTGTGTGGAAGTACCTGGTGCCACACCTGCTTGAAGATTATCGTGTTATTATATGCGATAATATGGGTGCTGGTTCCACTAATCCAGATTATTATGACTTCGAAAGATGCTTAGCCATTGACGGGTTTGTTTATGATTTGCTTGCCATATTAGACGAATTAGAGGTGAAGTCGTGTATTTTTGTTGGTCACTCAGTTTTGAGCATGGTTGGTGCCATTGCCTCTATGTCTCGCCCTGATCTCTTCTCTAAACTCGTCATGCTCTCTGCTGCTCCAAGGTACGTAAAATCTCTCATTGGAAAACATTAACTTCATAATTTTATTGCATACTTAGTTGGTGTACACAATAGATAATTCATGAAGCTTTTGCATGTTCAAACTAGGCTATTGAATGATAAAGACCACCATGGAGGATTCGAACGAGAAGACCTTGACCAAATGTTCGAGGGAATGCGTTCCAATTACAAAGCTTGGCGCTCAGGGTTCGCACCAATGGTGGTAGGTGGCGACATAGACTCTGTGGCAGTGCAAGAATTCTGCCGAACCCTATTCAACATGAGACCTGACATAGCCTTAAGTTTAGCCCAGGTCAAATTCCTATCTGATATGAGAGATGTTTTGCCTTTGGTTAAAGTCCCTTGCCACACACTGCAGAGCACCATGGACATGGCGGTGCCAGTGGAGGTGTCTGAATATCTGCATCAAAATCTTGGAGGTCCATCTATTGTCGAGGTTATGCCTACGGGTGGTCACTTGCCGCAGTTGAGCTCTCCATATATGGTCATCCCAGTTGTTCTCAGGCACATTCGCCTCGATATAACTGAATGATCCATATATAATTTGTTTGTTTTGTTTTCCATGTCAATATATCTCCAAATA
This sequence is a window from Hevea brasiliensis isolate MT/VB/25A 57/8 chromosome 10, ASM3005281v1, whole genome shotgun sequence. Protein-coding genes within it:
- the LOC110637993 gene encoding probable esterase KAI2, which produces MGIVEEAHNVKVLGSREQVLVLSHGFGTDQSVWKYLVPHLLEDYRVIICDNMGAGSTNPDYYDFERCLAIDGFVYDLLAILDELEVKSCIFVGHSVLSMVGAIASMSRPDLFSKLVMLSAAPRLLNDKDHHGGFEREDLDQMFEGMRSNYKAWRSGFAPMVVGGDIDSVAVQEFCRTLFNMRPDIALSLAQVKFLSDMRDVLPLVKVPCHTLQSTMDMAVPVEVSEYLHQNLGGPSIVEVMPTGGHLPQLSSPYMVIPVVLRHIRLDITE
- the LOC110638483 gene encoding probable esterase D14L produces the protein MGIVEEAHNVRILGSGDQVIVLAHGFGTDQSVWKYLVPHLEGDYRVILYDNMGAGTTNPEFYDFSRYSSIDGFVYDLLAILEELQVKSCIFIGHSFSGMVGAIASLSRPDLFSKLIMLSATPRLLNGENYYGGFEQEDVEEIFEGVRSNYKAWCSGFAPMVVGGDMESLAVQEFTRTLFNMRPDIALSLAEVVFLTDMRHILPSVTVPCHILQTAKDMAVPMAVSEYLHQHIGGQSIIEIMPTSGHLPQLSSPDIVIPMILKHIHYVIE